From Toxorhynchites rutilus septentrionalis strain SRP chromosome 2, ASM2978413v1, whole genome shotgun sequence, a single genomic window includes:
- the LOC129767347 gene encoding arylsulfatase B — MAATKGYLLLIPILTAIGVLVSSQNPTPPNIIFILADDLGWNDVGFHGSAQIPTPNLDALAYSGVILNRYYVTPICTPSRAALMTGKYPIHNGMQHAVLYGMEPRGLPLTEKLLPEYLRELGYKNHIVGKWHLGHYTRKYTPLQRGFDSHVGFWTGHHHLFDHTAVETQTWGIDMRRGYDVAYDLHGKYTTHVIREEAVARISSHPVSDPLFLYVAHGAVHSANPYDFHPAPDDTVDKLTSINDYRRRKFAAMLKELDDSVGAIIKALKSRGMLENSIIVFSTDNGGPANGFNDNWASNWPLRGVKNTLWEGGVRAAGFIWSPLIEESRRVSHQTIHITDWLPTLLKAAGYNITALPRDLGGINVWKQLQNGDRTERNQILHNIDDIWGSAALTVNNWKLLKGTNYNGQWDQWYGPAGDRDIKSYNLSAITSSPTGTVLNAMKMLPSQDVILKLREEATIQCTNEKRNGCKPLEKPCLFDVERDPCENENLAGQYPEILEMMLVKLDEYNATALPPGNQPLDRRGDPKFWGYTWHNFGDDLLTPKILQNDE, encoded by the exons ATGGCTGCTACAAAGGGATATTTATTATTGATAC CAATACTTACTGCGATTGGCGTTTTGGTTTCGAGTCAAAATCCTACACCACCAAACATTATCTTCATTCTTGCGGATGATCTCGGCTGGAACGACGTTGGATTCCATGGATCGGCTCAGATACCAACTCCCAACCTCGATGCCCTCGCCTATTCCGGAGTGATCCTCAATCGATACTACGTGACGCCAATATGTACACCGTCGCGAGCAGCTCTGATGACAGGGAAATATCCGATTCACAACGGAATGCAACACGCCGTTTTGTATGGCATGGAACCGCGTGGATTACCGCTGACGGAGAAATTACTGCCGGAGTACCTGAGAGAGCTGGG CTACAAGAATCACATTGTCGGAAAATGGCACCTTGGTCATTACACGCGCAAATATACCCCTCTGCAGCGAGGATTCGATTCGCACGTGGGATTCTGGACCGGCCATCATCATTTGTTCGATCACACCGCTGTTGAAACACAAACCTGGGGTATTGACATGCGGCGGGGCTATGATGTGGCTTATGATCTACATGGGAAGTACACAACTCACGTGATTCGAGAAGAAGCAGTCGCGCGGATTAGCTCCCATCCCGTGTCGGATCCACTATTTCTGTACGTAGCCCACGGAGCGGTTCATTCGGCGAACCCCTACGATTTTCATCCTGCACCGGACGATACTGTCGATAAGCTAACTTCAATCAATGACTATCGTAGAAGGAAATTCGCAG CAATGCTGAAGGAATTAGATGATTCTGTTGGAGCCATTATCAAGGCTTTGAAATCGCGCGGTATGCTCGAAAATTCAATAATCGTCTTCAGTACGGACAATGGTGGTCCGGCCAATGGATTCAATGATAACTGGGCTTCTAATTGGCCACTGAGAGGAGTCAAAAACACACTTTGGGAAGGTGGAGTCAGAGCTGCGGGGTTCATATGGAGCCCCTTGATTGAGGAAAGTCGACGTGTTTCACATCAAACTATTCACATCACCGATTGGCTTCCGACATTACTGAAGGCTGCAGGATATAATATAAC AGCACTTCCCCGCGATCTCGGTGGTATTAATGTTTGGAAGCAGCTGCAAAACGGAGATCGCACTGAACGAAATCAAATTCTGCATAACATTGATGATATTTGGGGAAGTGCAGCGTTAACCGTTAACAATTGGAAGCTACTGAAAGGCACAAACTACAATGGGCAGTGGGATCAATGGTATGGACCAGCTGGTGATCGTGACATTAAGTCGTACAATTTATCGGCAATCACGTCAAGTCCAACGGGAACTGTGTTAAATGCAATGAAAATGCTCCCATCACAAGATGTGATTCTGAAACTTCGCGAAGAGGCAACCATCCAATGTACGAACGAAAAAAGAAATGGTTGCAAACCACTGGAAAAACCATGTCTGTTCGATGTTGAAAGGGATCCGTGTGAGAATGAAAATTTGGCGGGACAGTATCCTGAAATTCTGGAAATGATGTTGGTTAAACTGGATGAGTACAACGCAACTGCACTTCCACCAGGAAATCAGCCGCTGGATCGGAGGGGTGATCCCAAGTTTTGGGGATACACGTGGCATAACTTTGGTGATGATCTTCTGACACCCAAAATACTGCaaaatgatgaataa